GTCttcatcccaccccatccccattGCCATCTCTTGCTCTTCCTCCCGCCCCTCACCATCCCCTGGGCACCCTGGTCCCTGTCCCTCCTGCCTGGCCCCAGCACCCTGCGGGTCGGGCACGGCACAGCTGGGGTGTCCACGCGCCTCTGCTCTCCTCAGGTGCCTCCACCGGTGTCCCTGGGGTtgggagccggggctgggggctcacGCGCTGGGCTCGCCGCAGGTTTCTGGAAGGCCACCTGCCCCTCGACCTGCTTCAGCCCTCTCCTGGCCTTTGTCAACTCCAAGAGCGGGGACAACCAGGGCGTCAAGTTCCTGCGCAAGTTCAAGCAGTTCCTCAACCCGGCCCAAGTCTTCGACCTCATGAACGGGGGCCCGCACCTGGGGTAAGCGCTGCCCTGGGCACCCGGGGTGGCCCGAGGGGTCCCGGCAGCACCCGGCAcggccccagcccctctcctgtcCCCGTCCCAGGCTGCGCCTCTTCCAGAAGTTCTCCACCTTCCGGATCCTGGTGTGCGGGGGGGATGGCAGTGTGGGCTGGGTGCTCTCAGAGATCGACGCCCTTGGCCTCCATAAGCAGGTGAGCGCAGCGCCTGGCATCGCCGGCAGGGCTGGCACCGTCCCCAGCGCTGGCACCGCCGCGGCCGGGAGCCCTGCCGGTGCCCGGGGTGCTGCCGGCGACGGGCATGGTGGGGGTGGGGTATCGTGGGTGCCTTCAGGGGctgccctgagccccccgccccgccgctctcCCGCAGTGCCAGCTGGGCGTCCTGCCCCTGGGCACCGGCAATGACCTGGCacgggtgctgggctggggcagcctgTGCGACGACGACACGCAGCTGCTGCAGAtcctggagaagctggagagggCCACCACCAAGATGCTGGACCGGTGAGCGTGgtgcagcccctctgctccccctgcccgGCACCTCTCGGGCAGCCTGTCCTCGCCCCCTGCCCGCGTGTCCCCGCACCGAGGTGCCGGGAGGTGGCAGGCAGCCGCGGTCTCTGCTTGGCAGGTGGAGCGTGCTGACCTACGAGGCCCCCAAGCAGTCCCCCCCGGccctgaaggaggaggagaacggGGACTCCAACATCCAGGTGGGCACCGCTGGGGGACCGAGGGCTTGAGATGGGGAGGACAGGCTGGGGGGCAGGTCCCCGCTGACTCCATCACCCAATCTGGGGGCACACAGGGTGGGATCGCACAGGGACAGGTCATGccgggggtccctggggactggggctgtggggggtCTCAGCCTGGCACGGGCACTTgggagcaggcagaggggcGAGGTGGGGCTGGCCTGCTACCGGCAGGCTGTTTGGGACTCTTCGTGTGCTCCCCCTCTACcccttgcctcagtttccctcctgCTGTGGCTGAGCGTCCCCTCTGCCCGGCGGCATGGGCACGgccgccccggggctgggggagcgggCTGAGGAGGGCTGTTCGACCCCGCTCCAGGGCTGGCCGGGCAAGGCTCCGTCCTGGCGTGGGGCACCCACAGGGTACCATGGCTCCAGCGGTCCCCCCCCTCGCCTCCCCCCAGGCCCACATCTCCCACTACGCCGACTCTGTTGCCTTCCACCTGGCCAAGATCCTGGAGTCGGACAAGCACTCGGTGGTGATCTCCTCTGCAAAGTAAGGGGGGGGCCGGCGATGGGGGTGCCGGAGCCCCTCTGCTGGGCTGGGGTCATGTCCCcgggggtgctgagcccccccaGGCCAGGCTGTCCCCTGTCTGGCCACCAGCGGCTGCCAGCTGTGCTGGTGTCAGCACCGGGGCACTGCCCCTCCGGTGCAGGGGGCCGtcaccccagcagccccccggcTGGCATCTGTGCCTGACTGGCCGTGCCGTGTCCCTTCCACCCATCGGCTGCTTCCCTCGGCAGGTTCCTCTGCGGCACCGTCAATGACTTCGTGGCCGAAGTCGGCCAGGCTTACAAGAGGGCAACAGAGAACAAGCAGGAGGCCGAGCTGATGGCACGGAAGGTGGGTTGCAGGGGAGCCGGAGGGCTGGGGCGTGCTGGGCGGCACAGCCCCCGGCAGCGGAGGGGCTGGGGTGCCCAGGCAAGCACGGGGTGCCCAAGgagctgcccagccctggcGCTGGGCAGCGGCTCGTGCCGGGGTGCTGAGCACGGTGGGGGTCCCGCAGTGCGCCATGCTGAACGAGAAGCTGGACTCGCTGGTGCGGGAGCTGAGTGAGGAGGCTCAGGCCATCGTGGTCCCCGAGGGGATGGCGCAGGCCACCCCTGCTGACACCAAGGACCAGGAGAAAGGCGGCAGCTTCAACCCCAGCCCCGTGCCGCGCATCTTCAAATCCAAGGAGCAGCTCATGCTGCGGGCGAACAGCCTGAAGAAAGCCCTGCGGCAAATCATCGAGCAGGCGGAGAAAGgtgagggggcggcgggggctggcAGCTCCCACGGCGCTGCCGCAGCCTGGCACGGGCTGCGGGGCCACTGCAGCTTGGTGCTGGACCCGTGCCTTGGCTTCCCCCTCTGAATCCTTGGGACGGCAGCAGTGCTGTGCGATCCAAGGGCATCAGCCCTTCTCTAGTGCTTGGTGCGGCGGagtgggggggtccccagcgCGGGGCAGAGGTGGCACCCTGGAGCCTGCCTGGCACGAGCCCACGAGGCtgagccggggagggggcacagggcCATGGGGCTGCCCGGGACTCGCTGTCGTGCCCCTCCTTGCATCCAGCTGTGGATGAGCAGAACAAGCAGACCCAAGCCTACCGGGGCAGCACGGGCCCCAGCAAGAAGGACAGCTCGGAGGAGCTCaacaaggaggaggagaggctcAGTAAGATACCAGTGGGGCATGTGGCTTtttggggggacatgggggtgaGCCATGGGATGGGCTCAGGGTAAGAGCCAgttcagcagctgcttcttcTCCCCATCTGGCCAGGTTCCCGGCGGGAGACGGTGacctctgcctcttcctccatCATCCTGGACCGGCCGGACTCCTTCAGCAGCTTGCAGTTTCCTGAAGACCCCAGTGCCCTGTGAGTCAAAGGTCCTGCCTGCCCCGAGGCCCCTGGCCCACCCTTGGTACCCATCGTGGAgcgggagcagagctgggaccaTGCTGCCTTTGGGAGATGGCTGCTGAGGCATCCTCTGCCCGCCGTTGTGGCATCCCtggcccccagccctccctggccCGGCGGTGCCCACGCTGGGGAAGCCAGCGTGTGCCCGGTGCAGGATCTCCTGCTGCCAGTCCCTGGGCCAGCCCTGTAGTCATGCTGGGAGCTTGGGGCTCCCCCCTTGCCTGGGTGTGCCGTGGGTGTCCCACCACGGGGACCGAGGGCGCTCCAGCCATCCCTGCTGGCTTCGGTCAGGCTCCGCCGGGCCGGGCTtccctgggccaggctctcccGGGTTTTATAGCCGTCCCCCGGTGCCAGCCCGGTGGTTGCCCGTGCGGCTGCCTCCCAACTCTCCCaccctctctgctgctttcagccaCTTCTCAGAGAAATGCGTCATGAATAACTACTTCGGCATCGGCCTGGATGCGAAGATCTCCCTGGAGTTCAACAACAAACGGGATGAGCACCCCAAGAAGTGCAGGTTGGCTGAAACCCCCCAGATTCCCCCAGCAAAAACGtaccccagccctggctctccgATGTCCACACCGGGAGGGACTGCCAGGGTGCCGGGAGCCACGGGGTCGGCTCGGGGCTGCTGTGCCTGGCTGGGGACCCCTTCCTGCGGCTGGTTTTCCACCTGCACCCAGTGCTGGGGCGAGCACTCGTGGGTGGGCAGCAGATTGCGAGCactgctgggaagggagggggcagctgcGGCTGCCGATGCCCCCCCAGGTGTGCAAATGGGTGCAGGAGGATGTGGTGGGATTTACCCACCCTGCACCAGGATAGAGGAGACATTGCCATGCCAGCGTGGAAGGGTGCATGTCTGGGTGCCCGCAGCTCCTGGGAGTGTTCTGggagtggggaaactgaggcaggcaCAGGGCAGCGGCCCAGGCTGGCTGGTTCAGCCCAGTGCCCCGGGGAGGGCGCAGAGCCTGCGTCAGGCGGGGGGGAGCCTGCAGCCCCTCACACCCATCCCGCTTCGCCCTGCAGCAGCCGCACCAAGAACATGATGTGGTACGGGGTGCTGGGCACCAAGGAGCTCCTGCAGCGCACCTACAAGAACCTGGAGCAGCGGGTGCAGCTGGAGGTACGGGGCCGGGGGGACACagcttggggtggggggcagcagcGCAGTGGCCCCCCCAGGCTCAGCCCTCTCTTGCAGTGCGATGGGGTGCCCATCTCGCTGCCCAGCCTGCAGGGCATCGCTGTCCTCAACATCCCCAGCTACGCCGGGGGCATCAACTTCTGGGGAGGCACCAAGGAGGACAATGTGAGTGCCAGCACcacggggtggggagggggcacgaCCTCCTTCCCGCAGTCCCAGGGACCTGGGAGCCCTCGGCCAAGGGTCTGGGGTGTCCCTGCCTTGGGCCTATGCAGGGGAAAAAGCTGGGTCCCAAAATGAGCCCAGTTTGGGGGGCGTCTCACTTGTACCGGTCCTCTACAGAACTTCGGGGCTCCATCCTTCGATGACAAGAAGCTGGAGGTGGTGGCTGTCTTTGGCAGCATCCAGATGGCCGTGTCGCGGGTCATCAACCTCCAGCACCATCGCATCGCGCAGGTGGGGGCGAGGGACCCTAGGTGGGGCTGGAAAGCTTTTGGGGCAGCAACGGAGCCTGGGGCAGCGTGACCCGGCCAGGCTCCTGGCTGGCACCGGCACGGCGCTGCGAGGCGTTCCGGCTGGAGCCAGCGCTGTGGTGCCAGCTGCGATGCCAGCTCCCAGCTGTCCGCCCCACAGTGCCGCGTGGTGAAGATCACCATCCGGGGGGACGAGGGCGTCCCCGTGCAGGTGGACGGCGAAGCCTGGATCCAGCCGCCCGGCATCATCAAGATCCAGCACAAGAACCGAGCCCAGATGCTGACAAGGGACCGGGTGAGCTCGGGGTCGCGCAGCCCGCGTAGCGGGGCCGTGCTGGGGCGCGGGAGGTGGGACAGGCTGAGGGGGCCATCTCCATCCCCCGCAGGCGTTTGAAAGCACCCTCAAGTCCTGGGAGGACAAGCAGAAAGGGGAGAGCTACCGCGCGggcgcccggccccggctcAGCTCCCAGCAGTCCATGGAGTACCTGACCGAGGAGGAGAGCAGCCTCTTGCAGCAGGTCGCACGCGCTGCCGAGACCCTCATCGCCAGGTCAGGCTGCGGGGTGGGGAGCTGGTGGGGGGCTGCGCTGCGGCCGCCTGGAGCTCCGGGGGTCTCCTGGTCCGCGGTACCCgtggcagctccagcccctctcGCCGCAGGATCCACGAGGCAGCCCAGGCTCACGGAGctgtggagcaggagctggcacaCGCCGTCAACACCAGCTCCCCGGTGCTGAGCGAAGCCCTCTCCAACAAAGCCGCCGGCTCCTCGGAggtgagctggggctggaggtgcaAGGCACCCTTCACCTGGCCCCTGCCGCTCAGGGTCACCCCTCCGTGCCCCCCCGGGCCCTGCCGCTCAGGGTCacccctccgtgtccccccaGTTTCTCAGCAGGAATGCGGCTGTGGAGGTGGTGCTGAGCATCAGGGAGCTGTACACCGAGACCAGGGCCTTCCTGGAAGGGAAGGCGGTGAGTGAGGGGGTCTGAGAGCACCCCGGTTCCCCAGGCAACACCCCTGCCCTCGGCCAGCACCTctggggtggcagcagggctgggacggtccctgtccccccagctGGACTCGCTGCCGGCGGAGGAGATGCTGCAAGGCCCCCTGGGTGCACTGGGCCGGGAGCTGCAGCGGCTGCTGGACATCCACTGGCTGGGGCCCATCGCCCACCCCGCAGAGGAGGTGGGTGCGCAGGGGGCCGGGGGGCATCGCCCACCGGGTGGGACCGGGGGGGCTGTGGCACCTCACTCGGACGGGCTCCTCGCAGGATGGCGCCGGCAGCGCCAAGGGCAGCTTCAAGCTTCGCCTCAACATCCCCAAGCCCAGGAAGGACAAGGCACAAAAGCAGAAGACCAACAGCGCGCTCCCAGGTAACGTGGGCAGCGTGCCGGGCAGGGGGACAGGCGCAGCCCACGCTGGTGGGGACCtacccctcagcctcctgtccTGGGCATGCTGTGGAGGgaccctggggaggggggacagggcATGTCCTGGCTGCCTGGGAGTGGCACCTTTGTCGCTAACAGCTCCTTTGAGCTTAATGTTCCTGCCAATGAACATGCAGATCCCCCACCACCCCTGCAAGGGGGAGTAGGGGGTTCTGGTacagctcagccctgcccagggctggggtgtCTTGTGGAGGGGAAGAAGCTCAGATGCTCGTAAGTAAGCCAAGGAGAGGAGAAGCCTCTCCAGCCTGAGCCTGCTGCAGCCCTTGGCCCTGCCCgagctgggggtgggaggggggacgctggctgcagcctgctgccatcactgcctgccctgctgcGTCCGCCTGCCTCCGCGGGCCCGTCCACCTCTGTGGTTTTCCTCCCTGCTAGCTGACAAGTGGGGCTCCGAGGAGGTGGCAGCTTGGCTGGAAACGCTCGGTTTAGGGGAGTACAGAGACTTTTTTGTCCGGCATGACATCCAGGGCTCTGAGTTGATCCTGCTGGAGAGGAGAGACCTGAAGGTACAACCCGCCCCTTGTGCCCCCGTGGGacacccagccctggggagcacagtgtcctccatccctcctctccctggccCTCATGGCAGGGGGAAGGCAGGTGCTGACCTGCACCCAGCCCCCCGGGGCTGAGCTTGCACCACTCGCTTTGCTTGcggcaggggagggggctggccCCAGACCCCACTTGCATGGCTCTATCCACCTGCCCAAAGCAGGATCAACAGCACCGTGCCCAGGCACGGGGACATGCTTGCGAGAGGACAGCGGGCTCCCAGCCATGACCGTGCTCTGGGAGCAGGGGGTGCAGGGCTTTGCAGCCTCGTCCTCCACCCTGCGCCTTCCCGGCAGCAAGAGCCCAGGCTGGTCCCCCGTGAGCATGACagctcccctctctcctcctgcagGACCTGGGGATCACCAAAGTGGGCCACATGAAGAGAATCCTCCAGGCCATTAAGGAGCTCAGCAACCCGCCCTaggccagcagcagggcagccacccagcccagcccaccccctgggctgggtgctgccccTTGGGACCAGGGGACGGGCAGGGGGGCTCCAGGTCCCCACCGTGCCCCATGTGTGTGGAGCTCCCCTGCTTGCCTCGCTTTGTCTGTTTGTCC
This Nyctibius grandis isolate bNycGra1 chromosome 29, bNycGra1.pri, whole genome shotgun sequence DNA region includes the following protein-coding sequences:
- the DGKK gene encoding diacylglycerol kinase kappa — translated: MAEKLVPADLFLRKTRESVSSLDSDKLAPISPEAGGEESSDSEGEQEDSSHKLIRKVSTSGQMRSKKSVKEGLLLKQTSSFQRWKRRYFKLRGRTLYYAKDAKSLIFDEVDLSDASVAETSTKNINNSFTVITPFRKLILCAENRKEMEDWISALKSVQKWEIHEATQFNMEHFSGMHNWYACSHARPTFCNVCREALPGVTSHGLSCEVCKFKAHKRCAVRATNNCKWTTLASIGTDIIEDEDGVAMPHQWLEGNLPVSARCAVCDRTCGSVRRLQDWRCLWCKAVVHSACKELFGKRCPLGQYKVSIIPPTALNSIDSDGFWKATCPSTCFSPLLAFVNSKSGDNQGVKFLRKFKQFLNPAQVFDLMNGGPHLGLRLFQKFSTFRILVCGGDGSVGWVLSEIDALGLHKQCQLGVLPLGTGNDLARVLGWGSLCDDDTQLLQILEKLERATTKMLDRWSVLTYEAPKQSPPALKEEENGDSNIQAHISHYADSVAFHLAKILESDKHSVVISSAKFLCGTVNDFVAEVGQAYKRATENKQEAELMARKCAMLNEKLDSLVRELSEEAQAIVVPEGMAQATPADTKDQEKGGSFNPSPVPRIFKSKEQLMLRANSLKKALRQIIEQAEKAVDEQNKQTQAYRGSTGPSKKDSSEELNKEEERLSSRRETVTSASSSIILDRPDSFSSLQFPEDPSALHFSEKCVMNNYFGIGLDAKISLEFNNKRDEHPKKCSSRTKNMMWYGVLGTKELLQRTYKNLEQRVQLECDGVPISLPSLQGIAVLNIPSYAGGINFWGGTKEDNNFGAPSFDDKKLEVVAVFGSIQMAVSRVINLQHHRIAQCRVVKITIRGDEGVPVQVDGEAWIQPPGIIKIQHKNRAQMLTRDRAFESTLKSWEDKQKGESYRAGARPRLSSQQSMEYLTEEESSLLQQVARAAETLIARIHEAAQAHGAVEQELAHAVNTSSPVLSEALSNKAAGSSEFLSRNAAVEVVLSIRELYTETRAFLEGKALDSLPAEEMLQGPLGALGRELQRLLDIHWLGPIAHPAEEDGAGSAKGSFKLRLNIPKPRKDKAQKQKTNSALPADKWGSEEVAAWLETLGLGEYRDFFVRHDIQGSELILLERRDLKDLGITKVGHMKRILQAIKELSNPP